In Mustelus asterias chromosome 30, sMusAst1.hap1.1, whole genome shotgun sequence, a genomic segment contains:
- the LOC144480847 gene encoding uncharacterized protein LOC144480847, whose protein sequence is MEGESTVNSGEKPYTCSVSGQGSSPSPGLSRHQHSQAGGNHGNVGTVGRDSFVHSPPKHLLKHKWAHTGERPSSCRKCAKGFTTSSILLTHQCVHTGERSFTCPECGKEFTPSSILLNHQRVHTGERAFTYLL, encoded by the coding sequence ATGGAAGGGGAAAGCACGGTTAACAGTGGTGAGAaaccgtacacgtgttctgtgagTGGACAAGGATCCAGCCCATCACCTGGCCTGTCAAGACACCAGCACAGTCAAGCTGggggaaaccatggaaatgtggggactgtgggaagggattcatttgtTCATTCCCCCCCGAaacacctgctgaaacacaagtgggctcacactggggagaggccttctTCCTGCCGTAAGTGTGCGAAGGGATTTACTACCTCATCCATCTTGTTGACACACCAGtgtgttcacacaggggagaggtcattcacatgccctgagtgtgggaaggaattcactcctTCATCTATCCTgctgaatcaccagcgagttcacactggggagagagctTTTACCTACCTGCTCTGA